A single window of Alphaproteobacteria bacterium DNA harbors:
- the pdhA gene encoding pyruvate dehydrogenase (acetyl-transferring) E1 component subunit alpha — protein sequence MRTTTFSGEISHFRYLNTDGTATPDLPALAADAAALIPLYEAMVLTRVVDERAVAMQRTGRLGTYASALGQEAVGVGTASAMRADDVLVPGFRDQAAQLWRGVSLVEHLCYWSGSERGSDYAGPRHDLPVSIPVGTNFPHAAGVALAFRRRGEDRVAVVMAGDGATSKGDFYEAMNIAGVWKLPVVFVINNNQWAISVPRAEQTAAETLAQKALAAGIPGEQVDGNDVVAVRDRVDVALARARRGDGPTLIEAITYRLGDHTTADDASRYREDDQVRRHWKEEPIARLRTYLAAQKVWDKQQEEALLADCRARIDAAVAAFEALPPEPPEAIFDHTYAALPADVAAQRAAVLAAGEN from the coding sequence ATGCGAACGACGACGTTCAGCGGGGAAATTTCCCACTTCCGTTACTTGAATACCGATGGCACGGCAACTCCCGATCTGCCGGCCCTTGCCGCCGACGCCGCTGCGTTGATTCCCCTGTACGAAGCGATGGTGCTGACCCGCGTGGTGGACGAACGGGCGGTGGCGATGCAGCGGACCGGCCGCCTCGGCACCTATGCCTCGGCCCTGGGGCAGGAGGCGGTGGGGGTCGGCACCGCCAGCGCCATGCGGGCCGACGATGTGCTGGTGCCCGGCTTCCGCGATCAGGCCGCCCAGTTGTGGCGCGGCGTTTCCCTGGTCGAACACCTCTGTTATTGGAGCGGCAGCGAGCGCGGCAGCGACTATGCCGGGCCGCGGCACGATCTGCCGGTGTCGATCCCGGTCGGCACCAACTTCCCCCACGCCGCCGGCGTCGCCCTCGCCTTCCGTCGCCGCGGCGAGGACCGGGTGGCGGTGGTGATGGCCGGCGACGGCGCCACCTCCAAGGGCGATTTCTACGAGGCCATGAACATTGCCGGCGTCTGGAAACTGCCGGTGGTGTTCGTCATCAACAACAACCAGTGGGCGATCTCCGTGCCCCGTGCGGAACAGACCGCGGCGGAAACCCTGGCGCAGAAGGCGCTGGCCGCCGGCATTCCGGGCGAGCAGGTGGACGGCAACGACGTCGTCGCCGTGCGCGACCGGGTGGACGTGGCACTCGCCCGCGCCCGCCGCGGCGACGGGCCGACGCTGATCGAGGCGATCACCTATCGCCTGGGCGACCACACCACCGCCGACGACGCCAGCCGCTATCGCGAGGACGACCAGGTGCGCCGTCACTGGAAGGAAGAGCCCATCGCCCGCCTGCGCACCTATCTGGCGGCGCAAAAGGTCTGGGACAAGCAACAGGAAGAGGCCTTGCTGGCCGACTGCCGCGCCCGGATCGACGCCGCCGTCGCCGCATTCGAGGCCCTGCCGCCCGAGCCGCCGGAAGCGATCTTCGACCACACCTATGCCGCGCTGCCGGCCGATGTCGCCGCCCAACGGGCGGCCGTTCTGGCCGCGGGGGAGAACTGA